One window of the Lytechinus pictus isolate F3 Inbred chromosome 5, Lp3.0, whole genome shotgun sequence genome contains the following:
- the LOC135154185 gene encoding uncharacterized protein LOC135154185: protein MHKTQWKEFLEESTCEDNIVPTAVNVSASQTEEKEKDSDSDWSEIDEKEPVGSLDTMLYPQNVDDQQNILSFAPSEGNIPISSLQADIEELSFPTIFCGERRPSNKDREIPLKYSDICKLELRHSDRRAAKSVTNIFFKCKKLQMKQIKDKIWLSLRRVKTSGKSYTAGDVKQQDVVDSMVKLDEGYRIFRTLRGSPPYWETAKKDLFAMIRQLGLPTWFISLSSAESHWTDLLISLGKLVDNKQYSAEDVSSFTWETKNRLIRSDPVTVTRYFDHRVKKFYQNFLQGSCEPLGKISEHFYRIEFQHRGSAHLHSLLWVNGAPKFEIDSNSDIENYIDNFIETDGQSLGVNENLKKLQCHRHTHTCRKKGKVCRFNFPLPPMESTKILQPLPVEMEDKEKQLHKQKWKEIQIELNKPEIQQLTLQLFLDHFGISPDDYELAIRSSISASKVFLKREPCNVRVNAYNPAVLQAWQANTDIQFITNAYACAMYVVNYVSKGQRGMSELLRRTCDEARKGSTDIKDQVRLIGNKFLKHVEISAPEAIYLSLQMPLKHSSCGHAFVNTSPPDQRPFILKPSEQLDALPADSEDIQCSNNIKRYSERPRKARDMCLADFIAWYDMKKVQFKKKRKVHELELPETDSDDNKEDEPDDSDLYQNKQTCLGELKISNTVIMKRRKKQKVIRYVRYDKEKDPENYYRENLMLFYPYISESEIIGNCQTYEERYQMVKQVIEEKQKEYNQYAEELDMAEQKLLNDSNEENLHNVAPCNEHINEINANKFGKDRNAIEGEDLFTSYDIASELGIQSTGTDMQEERIRNRLSDSKFREIVSSLNQKQSEFFNHVLNKVKTSDEQLLLFLSGGAGVGKTRVIKSLYQALVRHYNTESGSNPDVIKVLLTAPTGKAAYLIRGQTLHSAFCIPANQGFSYKPLSHDKRNTLRTQLGELKLVFIDEISMVGTKMFCFINQRLQEVMNVSKPFGGVSIIAIGDLFQLQPVMDTWIFKNPTTTSSTEVLAPNVWTNNFELFELTDIMRQKEDVAYAALLNRMREGKQTKEDIKLLKGRIISKEDENYPVDVTHLLYHNEAVDAHNKQLHSSVANQAVLASHDIVIGDITDEVKQKVLSCAKAKEMGLSKTCNLALELKAELTVNIDTADGLVNGAACVSKYFQYDKSGNVEIVWVLFETEETALKLRHEYPKHTNNAIHQSWTPIKPIAREFAIGRYKAVKT, encoded by the coding sequence ATGCATAAAACTCAATGGAAAGAGTTTCTCGAAGAGAGCACTTGTGAAGATAACATAGTACCTACTGCAGTTAATGTTTCTGCTTCCCAAAccgaggagaaagaaaaagatagtGACTCTGATTGGagtgaaattgatgaaaaaGAACCTGTTGGAAGTTTGGACACTATGTTGTATccacaaaatgttgatgatcaACAAAACATTCTCTCTTTTGCACCCAGTGAGGGAAATATACCAATTAGTTCATTACAGGCTGATATTGAGGAATTATCATTTCCAACTATATTTTGTGGGGAACGAAGGCCAAGTAACAAAGATAGAGAAATACCTCTCAAGTACAGTGATATCTGCAAATTAGAATTACGACATTCTGATCGAAGAGCAGCAAAATCTGTAACAAACATCTTTTTCAAATGCAAGAAACTCCAAATGAAACAGATCAAAGATAAGATATGGCTTTCACTCAGGCGGGTTAAAACATCAGGCAAGTCATATACTGCAGGAGATGTCAAACAACAAGATGTTGTTGACTCCATGGTCAAATTAGATGAAGGATATAGAATTTTCAGAACTTTAAGAGGATCTCCACCATACTGGGAAACAGCCAAAAAGGATTTGTTTGCAATGATTAGACAGTTAGGATTACCAACATGgtttatttctttgtcttctgCCGAGTCACATTGGACTGATCTCTTAATATCTTTGGGTAAACTTGTTGACAACAAACAGTATAGTGCGGAAGATGTTTCAAGTTTCACTTGGGAAACAAAAAATAGACTTATTCGATCAGATCCTGTCACTGTCACAAGATATTTTGATCACAGAGTGAAAAAATTCTATCAAAATTTCCTTCAAGGTTCATGTGAGCCACTTGGGAAAATTTCAGAACATTTCTACAGGATAGAGTTCCAACATAGAGGATCAGCCCATCTGCACAGTCTTCTGTGGGTGAATGGGGCCCCTAAATTTGAGATAGATTCAAATTCAGACATTGAAAATTACATTGACAACTTCATTGAAACAGACGGACAAAGTTTGGGTGTAAATGAGAACTTGAAAAAACTGCAATGTCACAGACACACACATACTTGTCGAAAAAAGGGTAAAGTGTGCAGGTTCAATTTCCCATTGCCTCCTATGGAGTCTACAAAGATCTTACAACCTCTGCCAGTTGAAATGGAAGACAAAGAAAAGCAGTTACATAAAcagaaatggaaagaaatacaaattgaaCTAAACAAACCTGAAATCCAGCAACTTACTCTTCAACTGTTTCTTGACCATTTTGGCATTTCACCTGATGATTATGAGCTTGCAATCAGAAGTTCTATTTCAGCTTCAAAGGTGTTTCTCAAACGAGAACCATGCAATGTACGTGTGAATGCGTATAACCCTGCTGTACTACAGGCATGGCAAGCAAATACAGACATACAATTCATTACCAATGCTTATGCTTGTGCAATGTATGTTGTGAACTATGTTTCTAAAGGCCAAAGAGGCATGAGTGAACTCTTGAGACGAACATGTGATGAAGCTAGAAAAGGATCAACTGATATCAAAGATCAAGTTCGTTTGATTGGAAACAAATTTCTTAAACATGTTGAGATTAGTGCACCTGAAGCAATATATCTCTCTCTACAAATGCCACTAAAGCATTCATCATGTGGGCATGCATTTGTTAACACTTCACCTCCAGATCAGAGACCTTTTATACTCAAACCTTCAGAGCAACTTGATGCTTTGCCTGCTGATAGTGAAGACATTCAGTGCAGCAATAACATCAAGAGATACTCAGAACGGCCAAGGAAGGCCCGGGACATGTGCTTAGCAGATTTCATTGCATGgtatgatatgaaaaaagtacagttcaagaagaagagaaaagtgCATGAATTAGAACTGCCTGAAACAGACAGTGATGATAACAAAGAAGATGAACCTGATGACTCTGatctatatcaaaataaacaaacatgtcTTGGTGAATTGAAAATCTCAAACACAGTGATTATGAAACGAaggaaaaagcaaaaagtgaTACGCTATGTGAGATATGACAAAGAAAAAGATCCAGAAAATTACTACAGAGAAAATTTGATGCTCTTTTACCCTTACATCAGTGAGAGTGAAATCATTGGAAACTGCCAAACATATGAAGAAAGATACCAAATGGTAAAACAAGTAAtagaagaaaaacagaaagagtaCAACCAGTATGCTGAAGAGTTAGATATGGCTGAACAAAAACTGCTTAATGACTCAAATGAAGAAAACCTTCATAATGTAGCTCCTTGCAATGAACATATTAATGAGATAAATGCAAATAAGTTTGGCAAAGATAGAAATGCTATAGAAGGTGAAGATCTCTTCACTAGCTATGATATTGCTTCTGAATTGGGTATACAATCGACTGGAACAGACATGCAAGAAGAGAGAATCAGAAATAGATTGTCTGATAGTAAATTCAGGGAAATTGTTTCTTCTCTTAATCAAAAGCAATCTGAATTCTTTAATCATGTACTAAACAAAGTGAAAACTTCAGATGAACAGTTACTCCTCTTCTTGAGTGGAGGTGCAGGAGTTGGAAAGACAAGAGTAATCAAGTCACTATACCAGGCACTTGTGAGGCATTATAACACAGAATCTGGTAGTAATCCAGATGTAATTAAGGTACTCCTCACAGCACCTACTGGTAAAGCAGCCTATTTGATCAGGGGTCAAACCCTCCATTCTGCATTTTGCATTCCTGCTAACCAAGGTTTTAGCTATAAACCTTTATCACATGACAAACGCAACACCCTCAGAACCCAACTTGGTGAATTGAAGCTTGTATTCATCGACGAAATATCTATGGTTGGAACAAAGATGTTTTGCTTCATAAACCAACGATTACAAGAAGTAATGAATGTATCAAAACCATTTGGAGGTGTCAGTATTATAGCTATTGGCGATCTTTTCCAATTGCAGCCAGTAATGGACacttggatttttaaaaatccaactACTACATCAAGTACAGAAGTTCTGGCACCAAATGTATGGACTAACAACTTCGAGCTGTTTGAATTAACAGACATTATGAGACAAAAAGAAGATGTAGCTTATGCAGCATTGTTGAACAGAATGAGAGAAGGCAAGCAAACCAAAGAAGACATTAAATTACTAAAAGGTAGAATAATCTCTAAAGAAGATGAGAATTACCCAGTTGATGTCACTCATTTGTTGTATCACAATGAGGCTGTTGATGCACATAACAAGCAATTACACAGTAGTGTAGCAAACCAAGCCGTCTTGGCATCTCATGACATAGTTATtggtgatatcacagatgaagtCAAGCAAAAAGTTTTGTCATGTGCCAAAGCCAAAGAAATGGGGCTATCTAAAACATGCAATCTTGCTTTAGAGCTCAAAGCTGAACTAACTGTCAACATAGACACAGCAGATGGATTAGTTAATGGAGCAGCAtgtgtttcaaaatatttccaatATGACAAGAGTGGGAATGTGGAAATAGTATGGGTACTTTTTGAGACAGAAGAAACAGCGCTCAAACTGAGACATGAATATCCAAAACATACCAACAATGCGATTCATCAGTCCTGGACACCAATTAAACCAATAGCCAGAGAGTTTGCTATTGGGAGATACAAAGCAGTGAAA
- the LOC135154186 gene encoding golgin subfamily A member 6-like protein 22, which yields MNKEKTKEEEKIHPSKSLRVTSIREDDKIRNTEKMNKEKTKEEEKIYPSKSLRVTSIREDDKIRNTKKMNKEKTKEEEKIYPSKSLRVTSRREDDKIRNTKKMNKEKTKEEEKIHPSKSLRVTSRRVEDKIRNTKIMNKEKTKQEEEIRPSKSLRVTSIREDDKIRNTKKMNKEKTKEEEKIYPSKSLRVTSIREDDKIRNTKKMNKEKTKEEEKIYPSKSLRVTSRREDDKIRNIKKLKKETIEREEELRHSKNLRETSTNKGEAIQHTERKNLKMTLYVNKATDFPPIQFMNLWSTLKKQYQ from the coding sequence atgaacaaagaaaaaacaaaagaagaagaaaagatccATCCTTCCAAGAGTTTGAGAGTAACCTCAATAAGAGAAGACGACAAGATCCGGAATACagagaaaatgaacaaagagaaaacaaaagaagaagaaaagatctATCCTTCCAAGAGTTTGAGAGTAACCTCAATAAGAGAAGACGACAAGATCCggaatacaaagaaaatgaacaaagaaaaaacaaaagaagaagaaaagatctATCCTTCCAAGAGTTTGAGAGTAACCTCAAGAAGAGAAGACGACAAGATCCggaatacaaagaaaatgaacaaagaaaaaacaaaagaagaagaaaagatccATCCTTCCAAGAGTTTGAGAGTAACCTCAAGAAGAGTAGAAGACAAGATCCGGAATACAAAGATaatgaacaaagaaaaaacaaaacaagaagaagaGATCCGTCCTTCCAAGAGTTTGAGAGTAACCTCAATAAGAGAAGACGACAAGATCCggaatacaaagaaaatgaacaaagagaaaacaaaagaagaagaaaagatctATCCTTCCAAGAGTTTGAGAGTAACCTCAATAAGAGAAGACGACAAGATCCggaatacaaagaaaatgaacaaagaaaaaacaaaagaagaagaaaagatctATCCTTCCAAGAGTTTGAGAGTAACCTCAAGAAGAGAAGACGACAAGATCCggaatataaagaaattgaaaaaagaaacaatagaaagagaagaagagctCCGTCATTCCAAGAATTTGAGAGAAACATCAACAAACAAAGGAGAAGCAATCCAGCATACAGAGAGAAAGAATCTAAAGATGACGCTTTACGTAAACAAAGCAACAGATTTCCCTCCAATACAATTTATGAACTTGTGGAGCACTTTAAAGAAGCAGTATCAGTAG